A part of Rhinolophus ferrumequinum isolate MPI-CBG mRhiFer1 chromosome 11, mRhiFer1_v1.p, whole genome shotgun sequence genomic DNA contains:
- the LOC117030897 gene encoding olfactory receptor 51D1 codes for MATPNGTLVHPAYFLLVGIPGLGPNVHFWLAFPLCFMYGLATLGNLAIVLIIRMERQLHEPMYLFLAMLSTTDLVLSSVTMPKMTSLFLTGIQEIEFNVCLAQMFLIHALSAMESAVLLAMAFDRFVAICHPLRHASVLTRPTVAKIGLAALIRGFVFFFPLPFILKRLSYCQTHTVTHSYCLHQDIMKLSCTDTTVNVVYGLFIILSVMGVDSLFIGLSYILILRAVVDMSSWGAALKALNTCISHLCAVLVFYVPLIGLSVVHRLGGPTSLLHVIMANIYLLLPPVVNPIVYGAKTKKIRSRVLRIFSLDGR; via the coding sequence ATGGCTACTCCAAATGGAACTCTGGTTCACCCAGCATACTTCCTGCTGGTGGGCATCCCTGGCCTGGGGCCTAACGTACATTTTTGGCTTGCTTTCCCACTGTGTTTTATGTATGGCTTAGCCACCCTGGGAAACCTGGCCATTGTCCTCATTATCCGCATGGAAAGGCAACTGCATGAGCCCATGTACCTCTTCCTGGCCATGCTTTCCACCACTGACCTGGTCCTTTCCTCTGTCACCATGCCCAAGATGACCAGCCTCTTCCTGACAGGCATCCAGGAGATTGAGTTCAATGTTTGTCTGGCCCAGATGTTTCTTATCCATGCCCTGTCAGCCATGGAGTCAGCTGTCCTGCTGGCCATGGCTTTTGACCGCTTTGTGGCCATCTGCCACCCACTGCGGCATGCTTCTGTGCTCACAAGGCCTACTGTCGCCAAGATCGGACTAGCTGCCCTGATTAGGGGATTTGTATTCTTCTTCCCACTGCCCTTCATCCTGAAGCGGTTGTCATACTGCCAAACGCATACTGTGACACACTCCTACTGTTTACACCAAGATATTATGAAGCTGTCCTGTACTGACACTACGGTCAATGTAGTGTACGGACTCTTTATCATCCTCTCAGTCATGGGTGTGGATTCCCTCTTTATTGGCCTCTCCTACATCCTCATCCTGAGGGCTGTGGTGGACATGTCCTCTTGGGGGGCAGCACTCAAGGCCTTGAACACCTGCATCTCCCATCTCTGTGCTGTGCTGGTCTTCTATGTGCCCCTCATTGGGCTCTCGGTGGTGCACAGGCTGGGTGGCCCTACCTCCCTGCTCCATGTGATCATGGCTAATATCTACCTGCTACTACCACCTGTGGTCAACCCCATTGTCTATGGGGCCAAGACCAAGAAGATTCGTTCACGGGTCCTCCGTATATTCTCACTGGATGGCAGGTGA